A single bacterium DNA region contains:
- a CDS encoding nuclear transport factor 2 family protein, with product MTQVFFFAVLAFAFGIAQVFAISESDESPAEIEKIVADLDTEFQAAVERNDADTMDRILADDMVLVLGNGTVYTKTDQLEEARSKIIVYEQQKEIDNSQRVRVWENTAVVTAKLWIKGTREGKAFERKVWFSDIYVKTKKGWQYVFGQASLPLPKEP from the coding sequence ATGACACAAGTATTCTTCTTCGCTGTTCTGGCTTTTGCATTTGGAATCGCTCAGGTATTTGCGATATCTGAATCGGATGAATCGCCTGCCGAGATTGAGAAGATTGTCGCGGACCTGGATACCGAATTTCAGGCCGCTGTTGAGCGCAACGACGCGGACACCATGGATCGAATTCTGGCTGATGACATGGTTCTGGTTCTTGGAAACGGCACTGTTTACACGAAAACTGACCAGCTTGAGGAAGCCCGGTCCAAAATTATTGTGTACGAACAGCAGAAAGAAATTGACAACTCCCAAAGGGTCCGTGTTTGGGAAAACACTGCAGTTGTGACCGCCAAGCTATGGATTAAAGGAACACGGGAAGGCAAAGCCTTCGAGCGAAAGGTGTGGTTCAGTGACATCTACGTGAAGACAAAGAAGGGCTGGCAATACGTGTTTGGCCAGGCTTCGTTGCCGCTACCCAAGGAACCTTGA